The following is a genomic window from Janibacter sp. DB-40.
TTTACGGCATGGACTACCAGGGTATCTAATCCTGTTCGCTCCCCATGCTTTCGCTTCTCAGCGTCAGTAGTGGCCCAGAGACCTGCCTTCGCCATCGGTGTTCCTCCTGATATCTGCGCATTTCACCGCTACACCAGGAATTCCAGTCTCCCCTACCACACTCTAGTCTGCCCGTACCCACTGCAAGTCCGAGGTTGAGCCTCGGATTTTCACAGCAGACGCGACAAACCGCCTACAAGCCCTTTACGCCCAATAATTCCGGACAACGCTCGCACCCTACGTATTACCGCGGCTGCTGGCACGTAGTTAGCCGGTGCTTCTTCTGCAGGTACCGTCACTTTCGCTTCTTCCCTGCTGAAAGAGGTTTACAACCCGAAGGCCGTCATCCCTCACGCGGCGTCGCTGCATCAGGCTTTCGCCCATTGTGCAATATTCCCCACTGCTGCCTCCCGTAGGAGTCTGGGCCGTGTCTCAGTCCCAGTGTGGCCGGTCGCCCTCTCAGGCCGGCTACCCGTCGTCGCCTTGGTGAGCCATTACCTCACCAACAAGCTGATAGGCCGCGAGCCCATCCCAGACCGAAAAACTTTCCAGACCATGCCCATGCGGACTGATCTCATATCCAGTATTAGACGCCGTTTCCAGCGCTTATTCCGGAGTCTGGGGCAGGTTGCTCACGTGTTACTCACCCGTTCGCCACTGATCCACCCCAAGCAAGCTTGGAGCTTCACCGTTCGACTTGCATGTGTTAAGCACGCCGCCAGCGTTCGTCCTGAGCCAGGATCAAACTCTCCGTTGATGATAAAAACCCCCACCCCCAGGCAAAACCCAGGAGCAGAAGCCAATCAATAACCCAACAAAGGGCCTAAAATCCCGGCTGAGCAAGAACAACTAGCAAAAACTGCTACTTGTCTCAATCAACCAAAAGAAAATGCTCCCCAACCAAACCAACCCACACCACACGGCACAGGCCAGATCAGCCAAGGAACGAGGTATTGGCATCGATCATTTGACACGCTGTTGAGTTCTCAAGATTCACACGCACACCCCACACAACCCACCAACCGGCGACCTGCACAAGGGGCAACTTCTCCATCTTGCCGCTGTCCATGCTTGGGCGTCAAATCCGTGACCCGCTCTCTGAGGGGCCGGACTGCTTGATCGCGCTTGGATCTTCAGCGGCGGTGACCCACCGTAGCAGCGAGGCTGTACGGCTCCAAATCCGTGTCTCCGTGGTCGCGATGACCGTGGATCCTGCGATTCGAACGAGGGGCTGTCAGTCCTGGGACCGGCCTACTTGGTGCGACCCTGCAAGGGCCACCACTTGGTGTCCGTTCCTCCCTCTCGGGCTGACAGATGAAACATTAGATCACCCGTCGACCCGACGCCAAATCGCCTCTCCGGGAGTGCCCGTCCGGCCCGCGACGGGTGGGTTCCGGGACGGCCCGGGTGTCCCCGCCCGGCCTCGTCCCCCGCATCGGTGCCCACGCCCCCCGGCGAATCAGGACGGTGCGCAGGATGTCCGGCCGGTCGGTGATGATCCCGTCCACTCCCATGTCCAACAGCTCGTCCATCAGGGCCGGTTCGTTGACCGTCCACACCACGACCCGCACACCCAGACGGTGGGCCCGTCGCACGAGCGAGGGCGAGTGCACCGGGAGACGCCCGAGCCGGATCGGGAGGTGTGCGAAGCGTCCGGCCACGGTCACGGCCGGCGGTTGGAGGCCCACCGTCGACGCGGAGAGGAGCGCGGCCAGGGACCGCCACCCCAGGGCGGTGCGGACGTGCGGCACCTGTGACGCCAGGAGTTGCAGCCAGCCGTCCCAGGCGCCGGCGACGCAGACCCGCTCCGCGTAGTCCCGGCGCTGGAGGAGCCGGGCCATGGGCGCGATGGCGGCTCGTTCCTTCAGGTCGACCGTGAAGCAGGCATCCGGGAAGGCCTCCAGCGCCTCCTCGAGGGTCGGGATGCGCTCCGTACCCGCCACCCGCACGTGCGCGCGCAGCTGGTCGCTCGTGTGGGCGGAGACCCGACCTCGTCCCGTGGTGCAGCGGTCGAGCACCTCGTCGTGGAAGCAGACCAGTTCCCCGTCCGCGGTGAGCCGGACGTCGCTCTCGAGGTAACCCAGTCCGAGAGCGGTCGACATCGCGAAGGCCGCCAGGGTGTTCTCAGGAGCGATGAGGGCACCGCCACGGTGGGCGATGGCCAGTGGCTGACCCTGGATGCCGTAGCTCATGTCTCCATGGTTGCCCCGGAGACAGCGGTTGCCCAGCCCCGCAAGTCCCATCCCGCACGGCTTCACCAGTTCTTCGCCGGGTACATCCCCACCAGCCACCCAGCGGTCACCCACACCACGCGCAGCGGCGACCGGCAGCGTCTCGTGACCCCGCTTGCCGACGTTCCCCTCGACTCGTGGGTAGGCTTGCAACTGCACAAGGCCCGGCCCGTCAGCGGCGGGTCACCGTCGCGACCAGGAGCACCATGAGCAACGACAGCGCCACCAGCACCCCCGCCGAGCGAGCCGCCCACCGCGTCGTCGGGCAGCCGGCCCCTGGGGAGACCGAGCGGACCGTCGGTCAGCTCGTCGCCGACGCCTCGCACGACATCTCCTCCCTGATCCAGAACGAGATCCAGCTCGCCAAGACCGAGGTCTCCCGGGGCGTCTCCTTCGGCGGCAAGGGCGCGGCCTTCCTCGGCGTCGCGGCCTTCCTCGCCCTGCTCGGGCTGATCTTCCTCTTCCACACCCTCGCCCAGGTGATCGCCGTCTGGCTGCCGGTGTGGGCGGGCTACCTGATCGTGACGCTGGTCCTCTTCCTCATCGCAGCGGTCCTCGGTCTCCTGGGGGTCAAGGCCATGAAGAAGGCCAAGGCGAACGCGGTGCCGCAGCGGGCCATCCGCAACGCGCAGGAGTCGATGACGGCCATCAAGCCGGGCAGCTGAACCCTCCCGACGCCGCCGCGGCCCTGGTCGAGGGGCCGTGGGAGCACCGGTTCGTCTCCGCGAACGGCGCCCGGTTCCACGTCGCTGCCATGGGCAGCGGTCCCCTCGTCCTCTTCGTGCACGGCTACCCGCAGTTCTGGTGGGCATGGCGATTCCAGCTTCCCGCCGTGGCCGCGGCGGGGTATCGCGCGGTCGCGCTAGACCTACGCGGCTTCGGGGCGAGCGACAAGCCACCCACCGGGTACGACGGCCCGACGGCGTGCGACGACCTCGCCGCCGTCGTGCGCAGTCTGGGCGCGGACCGAGCCGTCTTCGTCGGCCACGGACTGGGTGCCTGGTTCACGTGGGGCATGCCGGCGCTGCATCCCGACGTGACCGCCGCCATCGCGCCGGTGGACGTACCCCATCCGGCGGTCTTCCACCGCGCGATGTGGAGGCACCCCCTCCAGTGGCGCTCCAACGGCAACCTCAGGGCGATGCAGGCCCCCTTCGCGCCCGGCCGCCAGGCCACCACGGTGGGCCGCCGTCTCCACGCCTGGTCCGGACCGGACCGTGCATGGCTGACCCCGCAGGTGGTCGCGCGGTACACGGAGGCGGTGTCCGTGCCCTTCGCCGGTCAGGCCGCCGCGGAGTACCACCGGTGGCTCTATCGCTGCCCGCTCACCCCGTCGGGTGTGCGATACCTCCACCGGGTCTCCGAGGGGATCACGGTCCCCGTCCTCCACGTCCACGGGCAGCGGGACCCGTCCTCGCTGCCGATCCTGTCCGCGGAGAGCCGTCGCCACACGAGCGGGCCGCTGCAGACCGCCGAGGTGCCGGGCGTCGGTCACTTCGTGCCCGAGGAGGCGCCGTCGCAGATGAACTCGCTCCTCGTCGACTGGCTCAGCGCCGTCCACCCCGGCCATGGAGGTACTGCCGCACGAAGCGCCACGGCAACCGCCGCCGGACGGCCTCGTCCCACGGGACATCGATCCCCGCGGCCTCGATGAGCACCGCGAGCAGCTGTGCGGTGAACCCCCAGACGAACAGGTCCGCCACGTCGAAGCCCGGCCCGACGTAACCGGACGGGCCCTTGACGGTGAATCGGTTGGCCGGTTCGACGAGGTCCGCGACCGGCACCCACTCGACACGGGCCACCTCTCCCCTGTCGATGACGCGAAGGGGGTGCGGCTCTCGCACCCAGCCCAGCACCGGGGTCACGGCGTTGCTGCTCGGCCCGAGCCACAGGTCGGGGAAGGAACCGATGACCTCGACCTCTGAGGGGTCCACCCCGACCTCCTCCCACGTCTCCCGCAGCGCGGCCTGGACCGCGGTCTCACCCGGATCGAGCTTGCCGCCCGGGAAGGAGACCTGGCTGGCGTGGCTGCGCAGGGTCTCCGACCGCTCCGTGAGCACCACGCGGGGCCCGGCGTCGCCGGGACCGAAGAGCATCAGGACCGCGGAGCGACGCGGCGGGTCGTCGGGCGGCTCGAAACGGGTGAACCAGTCCGGCAGGTCCGCGTGGAGGTTCACCTCGCACTCCAGCAGCCACTCGGGCGGCTCCGCCCCGGTGTGGCCGGTCATCCCCCCTTCGCCTCCGTGCCCGGCGCCAGCTCGAACTTGAGGAGCTTGGCCGCCGCCACGGGGTCGGTCTCACCCACGCCGTACGAGGGACACCACCTGGCCACGGGGCAGGCACCGCACGCCGGTCGCCGGGCGTGGCAGGTCCGCCGTCCGTGGAAGATCACCACGTGGCTGAGCATCGTCCACTCCTTGCGCGGGATGAGCCGGCCGACGGCCTGCTCGACCTTGACGGGGTCCTCCTCGTCCGTCCAGCCCATGCGCCGCGACAACCGACCGAAGTGGGTGTCGACCGTGATCCCCGGGACGCCGAAGGCATTGCCGAGGACGACGTTCGCGGTCTTGCGACCGACGCCCGGAAGCGTGACCAGGTCCGCCAACCGCGGCGGGACCTGTCCGTCGTACCGCTCCACGAGGGCCGCACCCAGCGTGATCACCGAGTTGGTCTTGGCCCGGTAGAAGCCGGTCGGCCGCAGGACCTCCTCCATCTCGGTCCGGTCGGCCGACGCCAGGTCGGCCGCGGTGGGCCAGCGGGAGAACAGGGCAGGGGTGACCCGGTTGACCGTGACGTCCGTCGTCTGCGCCGAGAGCACGGTCGCGACGAGCAGCTGCAGGGGGTTGGCGAAGTCGAGCTCGCAGTGCGCGTACGGGTACCGCTCGTGCAGGGTGCGGTACATGCGGCGAGCTCGACGGGTCAGAGCGAGTGGTGACTCGACGCGTTCGGCAGACACCCTCGCAGCCTAATGGGGTGCGACCTGCGTCTTCCGGGCGACCAGACCCCACGGAAATCCCCTCGCATGGCACACTGCGCTGTGTGAACCTCGATGTCGTACGCCGCGCCCCGCTCTTCGCGACTCTTGACGACGCCGACGCCGCCGAGGTGATGGCGACGATGACCCCCGTGCGCATGGAGCGCGGGGACGTCCTCTTCAACGAGGGCGACCAGGGTGATCGTCTGTATGTCATCACCGAGGGCAAGATCAAGCTCGGCCGCTCCTCCACGGACGGCCGGGAGAATCTGCTGGCGATCCTCGGCCCGTCCGAGATGTTGGGAGAGCTCAGCCTCTTCGACCCCGGTCCGCGCACGGCCACGGCGACCGCCGTGGCCGAGACGCAGCTGATCGGACTCGGGCACGAGCAGCTGGTCACCCTGCTCAGCAGCCATCCCCGTATCGCGGGCACGCTGCTGGGCGCCCTCGCCCGACGCCTGCGTCGGACCAACGAGAACCTCGCCGACCTGGTCTTCACCGACGTCCCCGGTCGCGTGGCCAAGGCCCTGCTCGAGCTGAGCCAGCGCTTCGGACGTCCGGTCGAGGAGGGCGTCATGGTCGCCCACGACCTCACCCAGGAAGAGCTCGCCCAGCTCGTCGGCGCCTCCCGCGAGACGGTCAACAAGGCCCTCGCCGACTTCGCCGGCCGTGGGTGGCTCCGCCTCGAGGCGCGCGCCGTCCTGCTCCTCGACGTCGAGCGCCTCACCCGCCGCGCCCGCTGACCCGAGCGAGCGGGCTCAGGCCCCGAGGTAGGCCATCTGGGCCAGGACCGACATCTTCGCGGCCGGCCACACCGAGTGGTCGACGTCCGCGTACACCGTCGCCACGACATCGTCGGCCGTCCGCGCACCGTCGGCGAGTGCCGCGCGGACCTGGTCGAGTCGCTCGCGCCGGTGAAGCCGGTAGAAGTCGACCATCGAGGCGGCGTCGGGGATCGTCGGTCCGTGACCGGGAAGGATCGAGGCGACCTCTCCCCCACCGGTGAGCGTCTTGATGCGCTCGAGTGAGTCGAGGTAGGCGGCCAGCTCCCCGTCGGGATGGGCGACGACGGTGGTGCCCCGTCCGAGGACCGTGTCCCCGGTCAGCAGCGCGTTGTCGGCCGGGAGGGCGAATGAGATCGAGTCGGCGGTGTGCCCCGGGGTGGTCACGACGCGGACCTCCAGGCCCGCGGTCCGCAGCACATCGCCGTCGGACAGGTCGTCGTGCCCCTGCCCGACGGCCTGGACGGGAGCACCGGTGAGCCGCGCCAGACGAGGCGCGCCCTCGCTGTGGTCGAGGTGACCGTGCGTGAGCACAATGCGACCGACGCGCGCCCCGAGCGATGCGACGTGGTCGACCACGCGCTGCTGGTGCGCCGCCTCGTCCTCACCGGGGTCGATGACGATCGCCTCGCTCCCGCCGGGCGGGAGCAGGACCCAGGTGTTGGTCCCGTCGAGCGTCATGGGCCCGGGGTTGCCCTGGAGGAGACAGTGCGCGTGCACCGTGATCTGACCGCCGTGCCACTCCCCGACGGGGGCGGAGGGCTCGGGAGGACGTGCCGGGCTCACGGCAGGCTCGCGCGCATGGCCGGCCCGGCGTCGGAGATGACGAACTCCGGCATCACCGGCGCGATGGGAAGGTCCTGCTCCATGGCCGCCCGCACGGTGCTCACGGGGGCCAGCTGCTCCAGGCTGACGATCGTCGGGGGCATCAGCATGACGTCGCCGTCGGCGAACGCGTCGAGCAGCGCCTGCGGCCGGGTCCAGCCGGACCGGTCCGCCTCGCTGGTGTCGCCGTCGGGGTCCTGGCCCGTGGGGACGGCGGCGACGAAGAACCTCGTGTCGTAGCGTCGCGGCTCGACGACGGGCGTGATCCAGTGCGCCCGGTACCGCAGCAGGTCGCTGCGCAGGACGAGCCGACGATCCAGCAGGACCTGACCGAAACCGACCTCGCGGGCCACGAGGGCCCGACGCAGCTCCCGTGCGGCATCGAGGTCGAGCTGCGGCGGCTCACCCTCCGCGCCGGCCGGCGAGGCCAGCAGGACACCGGTCTCCTCGAAGACCTCGCGCACCGCAGCGGCGACGAGCATCCGTGCCGCGGCCTCGTCGGTGCCGAGCAGCTCCGCCCACTCCTCGACAGCCGGCCCGGCCCACGGCAGCTCGTCCTCGGCATCGCGCCGGTCGGCCGCACCCCCGGGGAAGACGTGCATCGACGCAGCGAACTCCATCTGGGCCACGCGACGGAGCATGAAGACCTCGAGCGGGCCCTCGTCATCACGCAGCAGCATCACGGTCGACGCCAGCCGCGGGGTGACCGGTTCGGCGGGAGTGCCGTTGCCCTCCGCCACCCCGAGCGTTCGCCGGGCGTCGACGTCGAGCAGGAAGTCCCGCTCGACCATCAGTCGCGCAACCTCACGGTCACCTCGACCTCGACCGGCGAGCCGAGTGGGAGCGCCGCGACGCCCACGGCGGACCGGGCGTGCATGCCTCCTTCGCCGAAGACCTCGCCCAACAGCTCGCTGGCGCCGTTGATGACGCCGGGCTGCCCGGTGAAGTCGGGTGCGCTGGAGACGAAACCGACGACCTTGGTGACCTGCTCGACGCGGTCGAGGTCCCCGATGGCGGACTTCACGGCGGCGAGCGCGTTGATCGCGCACGTCCTCGCGAGCTCCTTGGCCCGGTCCGGGTCGACCTCGGCGCCGACGTGCCCGGCCTCGAGCAGCTGCCCGTCGACCATCGGCAGCTGTCCGGACGTGAGGACGTGGTTGCCGTCCACGAGGGCCGGGACGTAGGCGCCTGCCGGTGCGGCCGGTTCCGCGAGCGCGATGGACAGCTCGGCCAGGCGATCGTCGATGCGTCCCATCAGGCGCCCTTGGGTCGCTTGAGGTAGGCCACCAGGTTGGTCCCGTCCGGGCCGGGGACGACCTGGACGAGCTCCCACCCGTCCTCGCCCCACTGGTCGAGGATCTGCTTGGTGGCATGGACGATGAGCGGCACTGTTGCGTACTCCCACTGGGTCATGTCGGCACCCTACTCGTAGGCTGACGGGTGTGGACTCCCCCTCGGACCCTCGCGTGAGGCTGCACGTCGTGACCGGCAAGGGCGGGACGGGCAAGACGACCGTCGCCGCCGCGATGGCCCTGGCCCTGACGGCTCGCGGTCAACGCGTCCTGCTCGCCGAGGTGGAGGGGCGCCAGGGGATCTCGCAGGTGCTCGACGTGGCTCCGCTCGGGTCGAGCGAGCGCCACCTCGTCAGCGACCCGTCCGGCGGAGAGCTCTTCGGCCTGTCCGTGGACGCCAAGAGCGCGCTGCTGGAGTACCTGCAGAAGTTCTACAAGCTCGGGCGGGCGGGTTCCGTGCTGGAGAAGGTCGGGGCGGTGGACTTCGCCACGACGATCGCCCCGGGGGTCCGGGACGTGCTGCTCATCGGCAAGGTCTACGAGGCCGTCGGGCGGCAGACGAAGGGGGCCCGCAAGCGCCCCGTGTACGACGCGGTCGTCCTCGACGCTCCGCCCACGGGACGGATCGGCCGGTTCCTCGCGGTCAACCAGGAGGTCTCCGAGGTCGCCCGGATGGGGCCCATCCACAACCAGGCCGAGTCGATCACCCGCGTCCTGCAGAGCCCGGCCACGTCGGTGCACGTGGTGACCCTCCTGGAGGAGATGCCGGTCCAGGAGACGAGTGACGCCATCGCCGAGCTCGGTGGCCTCTCCCTGCGGGTGGGGTCGGTCATCGCCAACGGCGTCCGCCAGCGGCTCGTCGCGGACGAGCACGCCGCCACGGTCGCGGACCAGTCGCCGGAGGTGAGGGACGTGGTGAGCGAGGCCCTCGGCGTCGTCGACATCAAGGCCGGACCGGCGATGGTCTCCGGACTGCTCCGCGAGGGCGCCGACCACGTGATGCGGGCCCGGCTGCAGCTCGAGCAACAACAGGTGCTGGCCCGGCTCCCCGTCCCCGTCCGCACGCTGCCGCACCTGGCCGACGGCGTGGAGTCGGGGGACCTGCGGGTGCTCGCCGGAACCCTCGCCGAGCAGGGAGGCGTGTGATGGCCACCCGGACAGAGACGGGCCTGGACCTCGATGCCGTCATCGCCGACCCCGCACGACGGATCATCGTGTGCTGTGGCTCCGGTGGCGTCGGCAAGACGACGACCGCTGCCGCGTTGGCCGTGCGAGCCGCCGAGCAGGGACGTCGCGTGGTCGTCCTCACGATCGACCCCGCACGACGGCTGGCCCAGTCCCTCGGGCTGGACGAGCTGGACAACACCCCGCGTCCGGTGACGGGCCTGGACACCTCGGAGGGCGGTTCGCTGGACGCGATGATGCTCGACATGAAGCGGACCTTCGACGAGGTCGTCGAGGCCCACGCCTCCCCCGACAAGGCCGCCCAGATCCTGGCCAACCCCTTCTACGTCGCGGTCTCCAGCTCCTTCGCCGGGACGCAGGAGTACATGGCGATGGAGAAGCTCGGGCAGCTGCGCGCCCAGATCAGCGACGGGTCGCGCGACTGGGACCTGATCATTGTCGACACCCCGCCCTCACGCTCCGCCCTGGACTTCCTCGACGCCCCCAAACGACTGGGGTCCTTCCTCGACGGGCGCTTCATCCGACTGCTCATGGCGCCGGCGAAGGTCGGGGGCCGCGCCTCCCTTCGCGTCTTCGGTGCCGGGGTCTCGCTGGCCGGCGGGATCATGACGAAGCTGCTCGGCGGGGAGCTGCTGCGCGACATGCAGACCTTCGTCGCCGCCATGGACACCATGTTCGGCGGCTTCCGCCAGCGGGCGGACCAGACGTATGCACTCCTGGCCGACCCGGAGACCTCCTTCCTCGTCGTGGCCTCACCGGAGCGCGACGCGATGCGGGAGGCGGGATTCTTCATCGAGCGCCTCGCCAGCGAGCAGATGCCTCTGGCCGGGCTCCTCGTCAACCGGGTGCGCGTGACCGCTGCCAAGCAGCTGAGCGCGGGGCGCGCCGAGGACGCCGCGGACCGGCTCGAGGCCATGGGGAGCCACCCCCTCGCGGTCTCGCTGCTGCGAGTGCACGCCCAGGCCGCCGAGGACGCGGCCCGCCACCGGGCGATCATCACGCGCTTTCGCACCTCGCACCCGGGAGTCCCGGTCGGCACGGTCCCGGCGCACCCGGTCGACATCCACGACCTCACGGGGCTGCGCGACATCGGGAAGGCGCTCGCCGGGCGTCCGTGACGAGGCGCCGAACCGCCGCCGCGCTTGCCGGATCCGCTCAGGTTCGGAGGTTACCCTTTGCCGCATGTCTGCCTCCCGGATGCCACATCTTGCCCGGCTGCTCTGCGCCTTCGT
Proteins encoded in this region:
- a CDS encoding glycerophosphodiester phosphodiesterase yields the protein MSYGIQGQPLAIAHRGGALIAPENTLAAFAMSTALGLGYLESDVRLTADGELVCFHDEVLDRCTTGRGRVSAHTSDQLRAHVRVAGTERIPTLEEALEAFPDACFTVDLKERAAIAPMARLLQRRDYAERVCVAGAWDGWLQLLASQVPHVRTALGWRSLAALLSASTVGLQPPAVTVAGRFAHLPIRLGRLPVHSPSLVRRAHRLGVRVVVWTVNEPALMDELLDMGVDGIITDRPDILRTVLIRRGAWAPMRGTRPGGDTRAVPEPTRRGPDGHSRRGDLASGRRVI
- a CDS encoding phage holin family protein; amino-acid sequence: MSNDSATSTPAERAAHRVVGQPAPGETERTVGQLVADASHDISSLIQNEIQLAKTEVSRGVSFGGKGAAFLGVAAFLALLGLIFLFHTLAQVIAVWLPVWAGYLIVTLVLFLIAAVLGLLGVKAMKKAKANAVPQRAIRNAQESMTAIKPGS
- a CDS encoding alpha/beta hydrolase, with the protein product MGSGPLVLFVHGYPQFWWAWRFQLPAVAAAGYRAVALDLRGFGASDKPPTGYDGPTACDDLAAVVRSLGADRAVFVGHGLGAWFTWGMPALHPDVTAAIAPVDVPHPAVFHRAMWRHPLQWRSNGNLRAMQAPFAPGRQATTVGRRLHAWSGPDRAWLTPQVVARYTEAVSVPFAGQAAAEYHRWLYRCPLTPSGVRYLHRVSEGITVPVLHVHGQRDPSSLPILSAESRRHTSGPLQTAEVPGVGHFVPEEAPSQMNSLLVDWLSAVHPGHGGTAARSATATAAGRPRPTGHRSPRPR
- a CDS encoding CoA pyrophosphatase, giving the protein MTGHTGAEPPEWLLECEVNLHADLPDWFTRFEPPDDPPRRSAVLMLFGPGDAGPRVVLTERSETLRSHASQVSFPGGKLDPGETAVQAALRETWEEVGVDPSEVEVIGSFPDLWLGPSSNAVTPVLGWVREPHPLRVIDRGEVARVEWVPVADLVEPANRFTVKGPSGYVGPGFDVADLFVWGFTAQLLAVLIEAAGIDVPWDEAVRRRLPWRFVRQYLHGRGGRR
- the nth gene encoding endonuclease III — its product is MYRTLHERYPYAHCELDFANPLQLLVATVLSAQTTDVTVNRVTPALFSRWPTAADLASADRTEMEEVLRPTGFYRAKTNSVITLGAALVERYDGQVPPRLADLVTLPGVGRKTANVVLGNAFGVPGITVDTHFGRLSRRMGWTDEEDPVKVEQAVGRLIPRKEWTMLSHVVIFHGRRTCHARRPACGACPVARWCPSYGVGETDPVAAAKLLKFELAPGTEAKGG
- a CDS encoding Crp/Fnr family transcriptional regulator gives rise to the protein MNLDVVRRAPLFATLDDADAAEVMATMTPVRMERGDVLFNEGDQGDRLYVITEGKIKLGRSSTDGRENLLAILGPSEMLGELSLFDPGPRTATATAVAETQLIGLGHEQLVTLLSSHPRIAGTLLGALARRLRRTNENLADLVFTDVPGRVAKALLELSQRFGRPVEEGVMVAHDLTQEELAQLVGASRETVNKALADFAGRGWLRLEARAVLLLDVERLTRRAR
- a CDS encoding MBL fold metallo-hydrolase, translated to MSPARPPEPSAPVGEWHGGQITVHAHCLLQGNPGPMTLDGTNTWVLLPPGGSEAIVIDPGEDEAAHQQRVVDHVASLGARVGRIVLTHGHLDHSEGAPRLARLTGAPVQAVGQGHDDLSDGDVLRTAGLEVRVVTTPGHTADSISFALPADNALLTGDTVLGRGTTVVAHPDGELAAYLDSLERIKTLTGGGEVASILPGHGPTIPDAASMVDFYRLHRRERLDQVRAALADGARTADDVVATVYADVDHSVWPAAKMSVLAQMAYLGA
- a CDS encoding NUDIX hydrolase — translated: MVERDFLLDVDARRTLGVAEGNGTPAEPVTPRLASTVMLLRDDEGPLEVFMLRRVAQMEFAASMHVFPGGAADRRDAEDELPWAGPAVEEWAELLGTDEAAARMLVAAAVREVFEETGVLLASPAGAEGEPPQLDLDAARELRRALVAREVGFGQVLLDRRLVLRSDLLRYRAHWITPVVEPRRYDTRFFVAAVPTGQDPDGDTSEADRSGWTRPQALLDAFADGDVMLMPPTIVSLEQLAPVSTVRAAMEQDLPIAPVMPEFVISDAGPAMRASLP
- a CDS encoding RidA family protein, which encodes MGRIDDRLAELSIALAEPAAPAGAYVPALVDGNHVLTSGQLPMVDGQLLEAGHVGAEVDPDRAKELARTCAINALAAVKSAIGDLDRVEQVTKVVGFVSSAPDFTGQPGVINGASELLGEVFGEGGMHARSAVGVAALPLGSPVEVEVTVRLRD
- a CDS encoding DUF4177 domain-containing protein — protein: MTQWEYATVPLIVHATKQILDQWGEDGWELVQVVPGPDGTNLVAYLKRPKGA
- a CDS encoding ArsA-related P-loop ATPase → MRLHVVTGKGGTGKTTVAAAMALALTARGQRVLLAEVEGRQGISQVLDVAPLGSSERHLVSDPSGGELFGLSVDAKSALLEYLQKFYKLGRAGSVLEKVGAVDFATTIAPGVRDVLLIGKVYEAVGRQTKGARKRPVYDAVVLDAPPTGRIGRFLAVNQEVSEVARMGPIHNQAESITRVLQSPATSVHVVTLLEEMPVQETSDAIAELGGLSLRVGSVIANGVRQRLVADEHAATVADQSPEVRDVVSEALGVVDIKAGPAMVSGLLREGADHVMRARLQLEQQQVLARLPVPVRTLPHLADGVESGDLRVLAGTLAEQGGV
- a CDS encoding ArsA-related P-loop ATPase, whose translation is MATRTETGLDLDAVIADPARRIIVCCGSGGVGKTTTAAALAVRAAEQGRRVVVLTIDPARRLAQSLGLDELDNTPRPVTGLDTSEGGSLDAMMLDMKRTFDEVVEAHASPDKAAQILANPFYVAVSSSFAGTQEYMAMEKLGQLRAQISDGSRDWDLIIVDTPPSRSALDFLDAPKRLGSFLDGRFIRLLMAPAKVGGRASLRVFGAGVSLAGGIMTKLLGGELLRDMQTFVAAMDTMFGGFRQRADQTYALLADPETSFLVVASPERDAMREAGFFIERLASEQMPLAGLLVNRVRVTAAKQLSAGRAEDAADRLEAMGSHPLAVSLLRVHAQAAEDAARHRAIITRFRTSHPGVPVGTVPAHPVDIHDLTGLRDIGKALAGRP